The Triticum urartu cultivar G1812 chromosome 6, Tu2.1, whole genome shotgun sequence genome includes the window ATCTGGCCGCCCGGCGAACAAAACAAGCTAGCGAATGGAGGAGTTTGGCCAAGTCTACCTTCTGAAAAGGACAGTACAAAAATGGCCCTACTCCTTTTTCTTTGGATGGAGGGGAAAAAAGAGTCACGGACGGGTGCAGAACACGGCCACTGATTCAGGATGAGTTCATGATCATGAGCAGGGCTGTTGCACACCGCGATCCGCTTCAGTTGGGCAAATCCTCCTTACATAACCCAACTACATCCGCAGACCGCACGTACTTTTTGTTCGAAATTACCACTACCTAGGAGTATTTGATTACAGATTTTCTTCTTCTTGCCTCGGCGAGCCGCCGTCCAAGCAAATCCTCCTTCACCATATCCGGATTGTCAATTCCGACAAAGAATTGAGCACACTCTAGCGTTGGAATTCTGAAATCAATGACGCGCCTCCTTCGCGTAACAGCACCTCCGTGTCAGATGGGCAGCGCTGTCTTGCTCCTGATCACACAGGCGGCAAACGCCGTTGTGCGGCACGCCACTCAAATTAGCATGAATTGGCCCAGCCGCACCTTCGAACTGATCCGCTGCAACCCTCGTATCCTTAACCGACAACTTCTGTACCGTGCCAGCCTCAAGATTTCCGGCACCAAAAAAAGAGCATCCCCGTCCAATCAATGGTCCTTCCTGAGAATGGCCAAGCTGCCATTCCCAAGGGAGATGGGGGTGCGGCAGGAAAAGAGCTGTCTATCTCTTCTCATCAACCCACCTGAACCATTCCCGCCACAGCCCAACGGCTCGACTGAACATCTTTGGCGCGCACACTCGCTTCCAATTCACAAGGTGGTTAGGAAATAGGTAGCAGTTGCAGTCACCGGCTCACCGTCCAGTTAGCACCAGTCTTCCAGTCCTGTTGAGATGTCGCTCTTTACATGGCGAGAGCTTGCCGGTAGCCTAGTCAAGCACAGCTGGCTGTAGCTCGGCTTTCCGAACCCTACAGGCAAACCCAGATACCCATGGCCAGTAAGCTTGCACTCCACCAAAATCACACAGCATATGAGATAAATCGATACCATCACAGGAAGTAGGATAAACCACACTCTTCACATCTTAGTTCTCGGCCTGGATGCATCACCAAACGTCTTCAAGATGGCCTGGACAGCAGCAAAATCTTCCGGCCAAGGATTATCTGTATTTAAGAAGTAAAAACTGGACTGTTTAACTGTGCAAACAACCAAAAACTTACAACTCGGAAACACGGTCTTCATATTTGCACAAGGCATGCATGTGTATTCAGTGCCAGAAATCCAAAGGCGAGAAGCAATTTCTTGCATAATTCGAATCTAGACATGCAGACAGTCAAACAAAAGATGAAAAGGCCTTCTAGTATTAACTAGaagaacgcccgtgcgttgcaacggggccacATTAACTTTAAGAGTTCAATATTAATCATGTTAATAATACATTTAATATTttcatacatatcaagtgacACTGGCGATCTTTTTTGTCAATTTAGCAACGGGCTCAGTTGCAACGGGCTCTTTATACATATCAAACAACTCGCTACTACTTAAACTACAACTATGGCTACCAATATTTTTTTGTCAATTTAGCTCAGCAATAGTGCCTGGCTTAATAGACTGCTTTGCATTCACCCCCTCAGAAGACACAGAGAACTAACTCAACATGTCAGAAGATTAACAGAAATTTCATTTGTATGGCATGAACATATAGCAGGAGCACCAACACATAGATCAGCAGAGAGCAGAGCACAGCATGCACACACTCGGGCCATCTATATCATACACACACAGCAACGCACACACGCATGACGCTGGCATACACATACAGAAAAGCAGGCACACACGCATCATGCGCATTGGCCGGTGCGACGCACGCAGAGCAAGTACGTACGCACGGAGAGCAAGCTAGCAAGCACGCACACGTCCAACCCCGCCGCTGCATGCGCTGGCAGAAGGTGAGACAGCAAGGGAGACTGCACATTGAATCTGTCCATGCAAGGCTGGAGGTGCTGGGCCGGCGACGGCGGTGTCAGGACGGCGCTTGATTCGTTCCCGGTGGCGTGGAGCTTGGGGCGGCAACGCGGCGATAGCTAGTGCTCGGGGATGGGGGTTTGGGGCGGGGGCAGTCGACCCGATGGCTGGCGAAGTTAACGGGTTCGGGCGGCTGGAAAttcggcgggtggcggcggcacAGCGCGAGGATGGGACAGGCGGAAAACCTAGCGAGCGTTCAACTATCAATACCCACGCCTTTTTTTAGGGGAATTGCTTGTGAAAATAACGTGGGACGACGACTTAGCGAGCGGATCCCCTTAAAAAAGACATAGCGAGCAGATTTCCTTAAAACTGGTAGGAATGGATACGATTGATGACGTTGATAAATAGTGGTGAATGTTGGCCTAATTTACTATCATCATGCATGGAAACGAATCATCAAGAAAAAGAATACTTCCTATTACTACACTCATAGGAAGCTTCCTAATCTCTGCTACCAAACAGTTTCTGCCCAAACAAGGAAGGAAAGTTATGGACGTGATTCGGAAGGAAACAAACGTTATGAAgattaattaatttagatttgatctttagagattGATTGTGATTGATTCTTTTACATAAAGACATTACTAAATAATTTGCGTCAGTATGGAAAGTTCTGATCCGTTCATTTTTTTCGTTGTGTGAGAGGGTGAAGTGAAAATAAACCGATGAAGTGGGAGAGGCGACGAAAAAAATCTACGACGGTTAACCTACGAAAAAAAAACCGGACGAAAGTGGTGGGACGAAAAAAAACCTGGAagcgagactaccaactgctccattaggagtagagatataTTTTTCTGTCATTTATATATTAAGATTGCAAGCTCAACAGAAATTTTCACAGCATTTCATCTACAAGATTATAGCAGCTTGACATTTACAAAGCATTGTTAAAATTCTTCAACCATGCTAAAACTTTCAGGTATATTTCGACAACATAGAAACGAAGAGTACACAGGAAGTGTCGCCTACAACTTTTAGAGTTGAATTGAATGGCCATTGGTTTGCTCACTATTTTTTCCCTCTTTTCCTGTAGTGCTCTGCAGCAGAATCTTCTGGGCAACTCCAGTTTCAGACAATTAACATGGCTTTCCTGCCACTGCTAGTTGTCGCAGTCATGTTGCACCTAGCCTCTACATCAGCGCAGTCTGGCCCCGGATGCAAAACACAATGTGGTGATGTCGACATCCCTTATCCGTTTGGTATTGGTATTGGTACTGGCTGTGCTATTAGAGACTTTGAGATCATCTGCAGGAGGACTGCTAATGGAATCTACAAGCCATTCTTGTTCATTCGGAATGTGGAGGTTCTAAGCATCTCAGTGCCCCTCGGTCAAGTCCGAGTTTTATCCGACATCTCGACATACTGCTACAATACAAGTACAAGATCAATGGTACAGAAAGCTTGGTCCCTTGACTTCTCACGAAGCCCGTACCGCTTCTCCTATCTACACAACAAGCTCATAGTTATTGGATGCAACACGCTCGCATACATCAACAACTTGGGAAGCAGTGCAAAGTATACGACAGCATGCGCAGCAGTGTGTGAGAGCCCGGCAGCACTGACAAACGGTTCTTGTGTTGGCGCAGGCTGCTGCCAAAATGATATACCAAAGGGTCTAAGGGGCTATATGTTCACATTTTATGATGTTTACAATAATTCCAACAGTACGCTTTTCAACCCATGTAGCTACGCCGCCATGGTGGAGACAGAGACATTTAGTTTCAGCTCGAACTTCATAACCACTACAAGGTTCAATGATACTGACGATGGGCGGAAGCCACTGGTGCTGGACTGGGTGGTCGGAAATGCAACTTGTGAAGTGGCCAGAGACATGCCTTCTTACGCGTGCCATAGCAGGAACAGCACGTGTGTGAACTCGACTAACGGCCAAGGGTATCTATGCAACTGCACCGACGGATATGAAGGGAACCCTTACCTCTTTGACGGATGCAGAGGCAAGTTCATTTCTTTACTTGATCCCTGTTCACCTTTAGATCATGTGCAATCGTTTTATGAGGAGTAATAGTTAAGGGAAATATCATTACTTGCTGTCTGTCCTGATTTTGATGCCTGGAAATACTTGAGTTTACAATCTGTTTTGCCTTTTTTTTCATCTATAGTTTAGATCTAGTTAGGACATTTACCTCATTTTTTCTCTCTACAATGTAATTTATCTTTACTTTGGTGGAAGAATGGCAAACGTTACACTCATTATGCCATTTGAAATTTGTATTTGTCAATACACATATGCCGATTTTTCCATGCATTACTATTCAATCAATCACTTGACCCCAAATAATTTGGTTCTTTGTTGCTGCAGATGTCAATGAATGTGAGAAGAATTCAAGTATATGCCCGAAGTCTGCAACATGCCACAACACTATTGGAGGGTATTATTGTTCATGTTCTCCAGGCAGAAAGTTTGTAATGGAAACAAAATCTTGTAACCCAGACATCACCCTAATCATAGGTAAACCACTAGATGTTTTTAGCATTTGCTTTCTTGTGTAGAAAACAATGGCCAACAGTACGTAAAGATATTAATGACATTTAGCAAAAGAGGGCCCAAATAGTAGAACTACCACTGCCCAGGCAAGCACATAGTTGATGTGTCTCCTTGTGTTGGGCGTGCAACAAGTCTATCCGAGGAAGctttaaaataaataaatgaaaTGAGGAAAATTGACAAAAACTCAAAAAGTGAATCCAGAAACAAGCATCCGTGATTTTTTTTAGAAGGTATAATTATATTGCATCACTACCGTTTAGTCCACTTTACCACAGCAATTTTTTTCTATGCTTTTTAGTATGTACATTGTGGGATCAATTTGACTAACAGAAACACCTTTCATGTTGATTTCTACAGGCATTAGCATTGGCGTTGTCATTCTAGTGATTATCATCTTCTGCATACGTGTAATATTTGAGAGAAGAAAGCTTGCGAATGTCAAAAAACAGTATTTTCAGCAGCACGGAGGGATGCTATTGTTTGAGAAGATGAAATCAGATCAGGGACTTTCATTTACAGTGTTTACTGAAGCAGAACTGAAACAAGCAACAAATAAATTTGACGAAAACCAGATTCTTGGACATGGAGGCAATGGCACTGTGTACAAGGGAATAATTAAGGATATCACTGAAGTGGCAATTAAAAGGTGTGCATTGGTTGATGATAGGCAGAAGAAGGAATTTGGCAAAGAAATGTTGATTCTTTCCCATATCAATCACAAGAACATAGTCAAGCTATTGGGATGTTGCCTTGAGGTGGAAGTCCCCATGCTAGTATATGAGTTCATCCCAAAAGGAACATTGTTTGATCTTATTCACGGCAAGAACAGTAAACCGCATCTCCCTTTCAGTTCTCTTCTAAGGATCGTCAATGAGGCAGCTGAGGGGCTTGCATTTTTACATTCCTACGCAAACCCACCAATTCTACATGGTGATGTGAAAACCTCTAACATCCTTCTTGATGAGAATTACATGGCAAAGGTGTCAGATTTTGGGGCTTCTATAATAGCACCAATTGACAAAGCCCAGTTCGTCACAATGGTTCAAGGGACATGTGGTTATCTGGACCCTGAATATATGCAGACATGTTGCTTGACAGACAAAAGCGACGTTTATAGCTTCGGTGTTGTTCTTCTAGAGATCCTAACAGGGGAGGAGCCACTGAAACTTGAAGGTCCTGAGGTATGCCGGAGCCTGTCGTCGAGTTTCCTGCTGGCTATGAAGGGGAACAATCTTGATAATATGCTCGACAATCAAATAAAAGATCATGAGAATATGGAGTTGATTGTAGGGGTAGCAGATCTAGCTAGGCAATGCTTGGAAATGTGCAGTGATAATAGGCCCTCGATGAAAGAGGTATCTGAGGAGCTTAGCAGATTAAGGAAGTTTTCGAGGCATCCTTGGATACAGCGTGATACTGAGAGAGATAGCTTTCTCGGTCTGATTGAAACAGAACAAAGCTCTGAGTGCACAGAGAAGGATGAAAGAATGCCCATAAATCCAAGCAGTTTTTACCTTATGAGGTGAACGAAAACACAGCGAATTTTATGCTTTGGCACTTTCATTGTTCATTTAACCTTCTCCTCGTTTAGCTGTATGTTGCATTTTAGTGTTAGACTCTCTTGGACCCTTGGGTATTACATAGAGACACCATAATTTAGCAAGAATAAATGTATCGTGGTACAAAATGTGGACACATTCAGTGCTAGCCATTTGAACTTGTGCGAGCTTTATAGAAGTTTCCAAAATCACTAGAAGATCAGTGGAGGACTGGGTGTGAAAATGTGATCGAGTTTGGTATTGAAACTGTGCGATTACGTCAAGTGATTTACTTTTCCTTTTTCAGGAAAGTTCACTGATTTACTCGGTCGTGTGGGCTGGGCTCACTCACTTGGTTGGATGTTCCATTTTTCATGAGAATACATACATCACTTGCTAAATTCTTTTATTTTCACCATTATATTTCAGGACACGATGTATTATAGGCCCCTAACCTACATTTGGCCTCTATAAACACATAATAAGATAAGAAAGACATAGGATAACAAAATGCAGAGACATACTTCAGTTGTGCCATAAGTCTAACACACACACCCTCGCTTGTTTTCTGAGGCAGGGAGCTTCTTTGCGTCACCGTACAGCCGCCGGCCGGCCGGGGATATCTCTTGTAATAAGGATGATGCCATGTCCATGAGTTCAAGTCCCTGCATGGATGTCCTGAACGGGATCCCGTCCTGAACTCCTGATGAACAAAAGAAAATTGTTAGGATGCTGGCTGAAGAACCATTACGTGGTCTATTTGAAAAAATGTAGAAGTAGAATGATGTAACAAAATAAAGTTCAGCAACCTGAGTATGACCGCAGGGATCCAATTGAACGGAACTGGAAGAAGGGGAATAATAGACCGAATGGCGAAGACGAACTCGGCGGGTTCCTGGCCGCGGGGCGGGGAGGGGAGGGAGTCCGCGGAGACCGTTGGCCGTGGCTGGGGCCACTCCGGCCCACCCATCTGCGCGCGCCCGGAGAAACGCATCGGCGTTGTAGGCAGGCGGCGGAGGAGGCCGTTTCCGCGGGGGGTGCCGGCGGGAGGAGGTCCGGGTGGTTGAAGAGGAGGTCGATAGAGTAGGTGGGCAGACCTCGCCGGAGCAGGCGGACGGACCCCGCCGGGTTGGGGCGGAATGCGGCggcgcacgccgccgccgccgtagagTGCCCAGGCCGGTGTGGTTTAAAGTTGCGGCACGGGAATCTTGGAGCTGTTCTTTTTCGAAAGCCGTTGGATCCCCATCGCACGGTGGAAAATAGAAGAATACGTTGAGAGGAATCTTATAGCTGATGATTCTATCTATAGAAACAAAAGTTAGACAAAGAAAAGGAACAGAAAAGGTGGCTCAATCATAAGTCTATAATCATCATTTTGAGAACATGTCAGGTGACCCAGCATTCTCAATGAGAAGTTCTCCGTGCAAATAGAAGATTAGCCAATGCTAGATTTTGACGCAATTGATCATATTCAGTGTTCAAAATGTACTGTTCTCATAAACTTGGCATATATACTTCTCTAAGTTGCACGGCGACACAGAAATAGAAGTACAAATACATATAAAGATTAATCTTGGACATGAGATTTCTAACTGTTACTACTCTAGAAGCACAGAGACACAGATAAACAATAACAGTGATTAGATCTCTAGCGTGGAAGGCTGGCACTCAGACGCTGTGACGATCGCTGTCGGCTATCTTGCCGATCGTAGGGGTGGATCATGAGCCGCTCCTCCATAGGCTTCCTTCCGCACGACGGATCATCAGACGCCCGATCATCAAAACTCGGCTATTTAGCTTCTGCTCAGATCCAGCTTTGGATGCGAGCTATTTCCATCTTAATAATCCGTGACCCGACAGACTTCGAGAGCACATGGAGAAGGAAAAAGGAGGAGCTGCTGAAGTTGGATGCGTGCACAAACTAGAGAGTGTGCCAGCGTCCGAACATGGACGAGGTGCTCCCGGTCCTCCAACCCAAGACATAACAACCACCACGTCAACAACGCAAGCCTACAAATCAAGAATTTATTAATCCAGAGATCAAGTCCCTGATCTCTGTGATTGTGAAAGTGCTTTTCGTTCATGGGATAGTAGAAGAGGAGCGGACGGCGACGACGACAATCCACGCTCGCGCCCATGGGAAAGGAGAGGACCAACGGCAGCTGCGCTGGCGATCCGCGCTCGTGCCCATGGGACAGCAGAGGAGTTGCGGCGGGCAACATCCGCAATCCATACTTATGTCCGGACAACACAAGAAGAGTGGGAAGGTATCGCAAGGATAGAAAGAAAATTATAGGATAGTAATACCCCCACTAACTGAGGACCAAGAGAGTGCGCGAGATGGTCCATCGATAGAATATTTAATCTGAGACATTAGTTTGTGTGAAAGATACCGTCAAATGTGATCAATTGACGTCCCTAGTAATTCTATATATATTTTTTTGATGTGCCTATAGGGGATTTCATGTTTGCTCTTTTAATAATAGGACAGATTTAGATAGCGTAGGCCGTAGATACACACTCGTGGGAGGAAAAAAAAGATACAAAAGGCTATCTTTAGTGTAACTTTGGGCCGATCCATTTCCACATTTCATTTTGGGCTGCCTGCTGCTTCGACTCCACCGACCACATCCCGCTCGTCTCCAACAAACCTAAGAACCAGATCCTGGTGTGGGACCCCGTCACCGGCGACCAGCACCGCCTTGTGGTGCCCCCGGGGGTTGCGGCACATGCAGAGAAGACAGTGATCAACGGGGCGGTGCTTCGTGCTCGTGCCGCCGGAGATGATGCCCAGCACTTCCAGGTGGTGTTGGCAGTGGCAGACAAC containing:
- the LOC125517150 gene encoding wall-associated receptor kinase 5-like yields the protein MAFLPLLVVAVMLHLASTSAQSGPGCKTQCGDVDIPYPFGIGIGTGCAIRDFEIICRRTANGIYKPFLFIRNVEVLSISVPLGQVRVLSDISTYCYNTSTRSMVQKAWSLDFSRSPYRFSYLHNKLIVIGCNTLAYINNLGSSAKYTTACAAVCESPAALTNGSCVGAGCCQNDIPKGLRGYMFTFYDVYNNSNSTLFNPCSYAAMVETETFSFSSNFITTTRFNDTDDGRKPLVLDWVVGNATCEVARDMPSYACHSRNSTCVNSTNGQGYLCNCTDGYEGNPYLFDGCRGKFISLLDPYVNECEKNSSICPKSATCHNTIGGYYCSCSPGRKFVMETKSCNPDITLIIGISIGVVILVIIIFCIRVIFERRKLANVKKQYFQQHGGMLLFEKMKSDQGLSFTVFTEAELKQATNKFDENQILGHGGNGTVYKGIIKDITEVAIKRCALVDDRQKKEFGKEMLILSHINHKNIVKLLGCCLEVEVPMLVYEFIPKGTLFDLIHGKNSKPHLPFSSLLRIVNEAAEGLAFLHSYANPPILHGDVKTSNILLDENYMAKVSDFGASIIAPIDKAQFVTMVQGTCGYLDPEYMQTCCLTDKSDVYSFGVVLLEILTGEEPLKLEGPEVCRSLSSSFLLAMKGNNLDNMLDNQIKDHENMELIVGVADLARQCLEMCSDNRPSMKEVSEELSRLRKFSRHPWIQRDTERDSFLGLIETEQSSECTEKDERMPINPSSFYLMR
- the LOC125516510 gene encoding uncharacterized protein LOC125516510, with translation MEERLMIHPYDRVVTVRNLMSKINLYMYLYFYFCVAVQLREIESSAIRFLSTTAPRFPCRNFKPHRPGHSTAAAACAAAFRPNPAGSVRLLRRGLPTYSIDLLFNHPDLLPPAPPAETASSAACLQRRCVSPGARRWVGRSGPSHGQRSPRTPSPPRPAARNPPSSSSPFGLLFPFFQFRSIGSLRSYSGVQDGIPFRTSMQGLELMDMASSLLQEISPAGRRLYGDAKKLPASENKRGCVC